Proteins from one Sarcophilus harrisii chromosome 2, mSarHar1.11, whole genome shotgun sequence genomic window:
- the OST4 gene encoding dolichyl-diphosphooligosaccharide--protein glycosyltransferase subunit 4 isoform X1, whose protein sequence is MRTILKTFLSWPAQPSPREHTRRRSKGLECPFPPLATRSRPRFLWVAQSTRSSGPAPQNCSFSASSVGTPRNKMITDVQLAIFANMLGVSLFLLVVLYHYVAVNNPKKQE, encoded by the exons ATGCGCACAATCCTTAAAACGTTCCTTTCGTGGCCCGCCCAACCGAGCCCAAGGGAGCATACGAGGCGGCGGAGTAAGGGACTAGAGTGTCCATTTCCTCCGCTCGCCACGCGCTCCCGGCCACGTTTCCTTTGGGTTGCGCAGAGTACTCGTAGTTCCGGTCCGGCGCCGCAAAACTGCTCCTTTTCTGCAAGCTCTGTGGGAACGCCAAGAAACaa GATGATCACGGACGTGCAGCTGGCCATCTTCGCCAACATGCTGGGCGTGTCGCTCTTCCTGCTCGTGGTTCTCTATCACTACGTGGCGGTCAATAACCCTAAGAAGCAGGAGTGA
- the OST4 gene encoding dolichyl-diphosphooligosaccharide--protein glycosyltransferase subunit 4 isoform X2, which yields MITDVQLAIFANMLGVSLFLLVVLYHYVAVNNPKKQE from the coding sequence ATGATCACGGACGTGCAGCTGGCCATCTTCGCCAACATGCTGGGCGTGTCGCTCTTCCTGCTCGTGGTTCTCTATCACTACGTGGCGGTCAATAACCCTAAGAAGCAGGAGTGA